TTATTTCAACGCCGCGCGTGCCGGATGGATCGATATGAGTCGCGCCCAACGTTCGCCCGGCTCGACGCTGAAACCCTTCATCTATGGCCTTGCCTTCGAGGAGGGGCTGGTGATGCAGGAAACCATGATCGAGGATAGGCCCGGTAATTTCTCGGGCTACCGGCCCCGGAATTTCGACATGGCCTATCAGGGCGATGTATCGGTGCGCACCGCTTTGCAGATGTCGCTCAACGTGCCCGCGATCCGCTTGCTGGACGCGATCGGTCCGGTGCGGCTTGTCGCCCGAATGCGGCAGGCGGGTGTTCCCCCGGTCCTGCCACCGGGCGAGACGCCGGGGCTGGCCATCGGGCTGGGCGGTGCGGGGCTCACGCTCGAAGGGCTGGTGCAGCTTTATGGCGGTCTGGCCAATCGCGGTCATGTCCAGCCCCTGCGTTATCTTGCCGGGTCGAAACCCGTGCAACGGCCGGTTTCGGTGCTGACGCCGCAAGCCACATGGCAGATCGCCGATATCCTGTCCGGTGTGGTGCCACCCAAGGGCGCACCGCGTCTTGGCATCGCCTACAAGACCGGCACCTCCTACGGTTATCGCGACGCGTGGGCGGTGGGCTATGATGGCCGTCACGTGCTGGGGGTCTGGGTGGGGCGGGCCGATGGCGGTTCGGTGCCGGGGCTGACCGGGTACATGGCGGCGGCGCCGATCCTGTTCGAGGGGTTCTCGAAATCGGGCACCGGCATAGAGCCATTTCCCTCGGCACCACCGGGTGCGCTGCGGCTGGCGGCCTCTGAATTGCCATTCTCGTTGCGGCGTTACGCGTCGCCGGATGGCAGACTCGTGACCGGCGCACCGGGCGAGCCCGCGCCCGAGATCGTCTTTCCGCCGCAGGGGGCGCGCGTCGATCTCGGCCTCGATCGAGGTGACAGGGCCACACCGCTTGCCCTCAAGATCAACGGGGGGCGTGCGCCGTTTCGCTGGCTGGCCAATGGAGAGCCGCTGCCAGAGATGTTCCGGCGGCGCAAGGCGTCATGGGTTCCCGATAGCAGCGGCGCCTCGACACTTACGGTCATAGATGCGGCGGGGCGTACGGCGAGCGTCGATGTGTTCCTGGAATGAGGAGGCCCGGAGCCCGTGGCCGGACCATCATGCTCCCTGCGATGAACCGGTCTTTTGATCTGTAATGCGTCAGCTCCCTACAGTCGCAGCTGGCGTGGAACTGAGCCCCGCGCTTGGCATGACAAGCAGGCTGGGCGAGATGGGGATCAGTCATAATCACCTGCCGATACTTGCGGCGGATGCGATGAAACAGGGGCGTTTGCCGATCAACAACCCGCGCGAGATGACCTGTGAGGCGGTGCTGAAGATTTACACGCATGCCTTGTGATGCGGGGAAGGCAGCCCTTCGTCAATCGACGGCGCGGATCAGTTTCTTGTCGAAGACCTTCAGCACCTGCGCGAGATCATGACCGCGCTTGAGAATTCGGCCATCCATCGCGATCACCGCATAGGCCCCCTGTGCGTTGCGCAGTTTCGGCCGCTTCTCGATCCGGTAAAGCGGATGTTCGGCAGCGCGGCGGAACACGCTGAACACAGCGGCATCGCGCAGGAACGACATCGCGTAATCGCGCCATTCACCGGCGGCGACAAATCGGCCATATACGGTCAGGATAGTCCCGAGTTCGGCCCGGTCAAAAACCACCCGGTCGGGATCGGTAGCAAACGGCGGGGCGGCGTTCATCATGACAGGATGGTGACATTGTGCCGAGCGCAAATCAATGAAAAACGACGGCCCGGCCAAGGGCCGCCGCCATTTCGGGAACCCGGCTCAGAAGCAGCCGATCTTTTCGATCCGGTCATCGCGATTGATCTCGATGTTCAGTCGGTCGGCGCGGTAATCGGCCGTTACCGCGTCGCCGGGTCCGATAATCCGCGTGCCAGCCGGAAAGTCCTTTGAATCGAGAACCGATTTCGGCTGACCGACCAGGTCCTGCAATTCTTCAGCCCCGCAATTCTGGGGCAGGTCAAGTTCGGGTGTCGAGGATTCGGGCACGGGCTCGCAGGCAGCCAGCGCGAGGCCAGACATCAGTGAAAGGATCAGCGGACCACGCATCATCAACCTCATCCGCAATCGATATTATAAATATTGCCCGAGCCGTCGAGCCGGAAGACGATCCGATTGGGGTCGTAATCCTGCGGCTCGATCCCGCGATATTCGACGACGCGATATTCCTTGGACAGGCCGAGCGTGGGAATGACGCTGCCGGGCTGCGACAGGTATGGCGTATATTCCTTGGCGCCGCAAAGATCGGGTTCACGTTCTTCGAGGCCGGAAATGCCTTGGGCAGGTGTGGGTGCCACAGGCTGAGCGGGTGGAGCCGCGGGAGCCGGGGCGGGCTGAGGCGCAGGCATGCAGCCAGCCAGCAACGCGGTCGTCGCGGCGATGGGCAGGATCGTCGTCTTGATCATTGTATCAGGG
This region of Paracoccus saliphilus genomic DNA includes:
- the pbpC gene encoding penicillin-binding protein 1C; this translates as MARAGIRGRRWIRRGAIALSVLAVILAAGGVLLQRLDTAWPPPLEPAPLSAEVVDRDGALLRAYAASDGRWRLPVEIDNLDPQFLDMLIAYEDKRFWSHPGVDIRALGRAAWQLVTNGRIVSGGSTLSMQLARLTEPRVERSFAAKFRQIARAIQIERRLSKSEILERYLTLAPYGGNLEGVRAASLAWFGKEPQKLELAEAALLVALPQSPEARRPDRHPQAAKEARDRVLARMSSAGVIIASEVERASGAKVAARRLPMPAYAAHLADAVMRAEPGARKHQLLISRSAQANLESVAARSARRLGKHVSVAMILADARSGAVLARVGSAGYFNAARAGWIDMSRAQRSPGSTLKPFIYGLAFEEGLVMQETMIEDRPGNFSGYRPRNFDMAYQGDVSVRTALQMSLNVPAIRLLDAIGPVRLVARMRQAGVPPVLPPGETPGLAIGLGGAGLTLEGLVQLYGGLANRGHVQPLRYLAGSKPVQRPVSVLTPQATWQIADILSGVVPPKGAPRLGIAYKTGTSYGYRDAWAVGYDGRHVLGVWVGRADGGSVPGLTGYMAAAPILFEGFSKSGTGIEPFPSAPPGALRLAASELPFSLRRYASPDGRLVTGAPGEPAPEIVFPPQGARVDLGLDRGDRATPLALKINGGRAPFRWLANGEPLPEMFRRRKASWVPDSSGASTLTVIDAAGRTASVDVFLE
- a CDS encoding iron-containing alcohol dehydrogenase → MELSPALGMTSRLGEMGISHNHLPILAADAMKQGRLPINNPREMTCEAVLKIYTHAL
- a CDS encoding DUF2794 domain-containing protein, whose amino-acid sequence is MNAAPPFATDPDRVVFDRAELGTILTVYGRFVAAGEWRDYAMSFLRDAAVFSVFRRAAEHPLYRIEKRPKLRNAQGAYAVIAMDGRILKRGHDLAQVLKVFDKKLIRAVD
- a CDS encoding I78 family peptidase inhibitor — its product is MMRGPLILSLMSGLALAACEPVPESSTPELDLPQNCGAEELQDLVGQPKSVLDSKDFPAGTRIIGPGDAVTADYRADRLNIEINRDDRIEKIGCF